The following nucleotide sequence is from Salvia miltiorrhiza cultivar Shanhuang (shh) chromosome 7, IMPLAD_Smil_shh, whole genome shotgun sequence.
GATTTTCCAGACGAACAGCTGCTGCACATCGACGGTAACACTCCTTGGTATGCTGATTTGGTTAATTTTCTAACTGCTGGAATTTTTCCTAAGGGAATGGAGACAGCCCGTAAGAATAAGTTGAGGAGCCAAGCAAAATACTTCATATGGGATGATCCTTATTTGTGGAAGACTTGTGCGGATCAAGTGATACGACGTTGCATCCCTGATGAGGAGGTTCAttccattttgaatttttgccatgctcatgcttgtggaggtcactttggtcCCAAAAGAACGGCACGTAAGATTCTTGATTGTGGTTTTTATTGGGAAAGTATTTTTAAGGATTCTtacaatttctgcaaaaattgtGACAAGTGCCAAAGAACAGGTAATATCTCTTCTCGCAATGAAATGCCTCAAGTCCCTATTTTAGTTTGTGAAATCTTTGACGTTTGGGGAATGGATTTTATGGGGCCGTTTCCTAGTTCTTTTGGAAATTCTTACATTCTTTTGGCTGTTGATTATGTTTCGAAGTGGGTGGAAGTGAAGGCCACCCGCACTAATGACTCTAAAGTTGTTGCAGGGTTCCTTAAAGCTAATATTTTTAACAGATTTGGAGTGCCCCGTGCCATCATTAGCGATCAAGGAACCCATTTTTGCAACCGCACTTTGGAAGCACTTTTTAAGAAATATGGAGTCCACCATCGAGTTGCCACGGCATATCATCCCCAATCCAACGGTCAGGCTGAAGTTTCTAACCGAGAAATCAAGAGCATCCTTGAGAAAACAGTCAACCCGAGACGAAAGGATTGGAGTTTGAGACTGGACGatgcggtatgggcataccgcacTGCATTCAAGTcaccgattggtatgtctccgtacaggctgatttttgggaagcaatgtcatttacctgttgagatggAGCATAAAGCTTTTTGGGCCGTGAAGGAATTCTGTTTAGATGAGAAAGTTGTTGGCAAAGAGCGGAAATTTCAACTGCAAGAATTAGAGGAGATTCGATTGGAGACGTATGATCATGCAAGTCGTTACAAGGAACGAACCAAATTTCTACATGACAAATACATTCGAAGGAAATCCTTTGAAATTGGGCAGAAGGTTCTCTTGTTTAACACACGCTTAAGGATTATGCCAGGAAAATTGAAATCTCGTTGGTTGGGCCCATTTGAAGTTGTTAGTGTGAGTCCTCATGGAGCTGTGGAAATCCAAAGCCTCGAAACACGAAAGTGTTTTAAGGTTAATGGACAATTACTCAAGCCATACTATGCTGGAGTCGAGATGGAGTCGTTCAATGCGCTCAGCCTGACGTCTCCAACCATTGTCTAAGGATTTTGAACTTCTTTTCTGTCCAGCCAAGGACGTTAAATAAAGGCGctcatcgggaggcaacccgatttttcttgcccttgttttgtttattttcgttttttctctctttaaaaaaaaaaattatttaaaaaaaaaaaaattatttaaaaaaaaaattataaaaaaaaaaaaaaagctttggGTGTGTTTTGATCATTTTCGCAGGTTTGGGGGCCGCATTGAAGTTACTTAAGAGTTGGGGGACCAATGTGCAAAATCTGGAACTAGGATTTTATTTTGACATTAGTCAAAATTCCTCCCCAACTCTCCCCACGTTTCCCCCTCCATTCCGCCGCTGCTGCAGTTCCGAACGCCCGCCCACCTCTGCGTACACCGAGTACGAGTCCTCTGCCGGCGCCTCTACCCTTTCCGGTGGCCCATTCCTCATCGCCGGAAGCTACAGCCCCCTCATCCACCTACATGATTCCAGTTCAGGGAAGTTcctttctttttgcttttcgtTGTTGAAGCTTTCGTTTTCTTTTAGTTGTCTGCTGTTGTTTCTGTTTTGGTCTGTCATACTCTCACACAATGAGGACATTGTGTTgtccaagtgtgggggggtgtctttgttttgtttgcctTTTTGCTCTGTTGGTCTGTTGGTTTGGTCTTCGAGTCAGTTTCGAGTCCTTTGGCAATGTTATGATGGATGATGTGAAGAGGTGAAATTAGGATATTGGATTTGGTATGATAGGTTGTTGCTCTTGTGATGGAATTGTGCATATGTTCGTAGGTGTtcttgtatgagaaaaacgtgcaaaatttgatcaaaatacTTGAAGCCTACTAAATTGTGAGGATTGAGCCTTAATGAGCACACATGACTAGCTCCAATTGTTTCTTTGATGAGTGATTGATTCGAACTTCTATGCTGAATTTCTGGTTTGCCCTGTTGCCATAGTCAAGACTGAGTTTGAGAAtttaatgcatgaaaatgattaaGGCATTTAGGAATAACCATTATTTTGGCCTGAACATATGATCTGAACCTTCACTATTCCCTTAGTGAGCCCGTTTGTGCCTAATTTGCTCCTCTTTTGTTTGATTAAAACCTCACATATTTTGAGCCTAAGCCTATTTCAACCTGCTTTTGTCCTTTGAAAACATGTGAATGCACTAGGTTATGACGAGATGAGTACTCCTATCATGTTAATGTGTTGTTGATGATTCATTGATTTATTGAGAATATatgttgttgaaaaaaaaataatggttaaaaaaaaaaaaaaaaaagagaaaaaaaaaaaaaaaattcaaagaaaagaaagggTTTATTGTGTATAcattcattcatgtttatgtcctatatgtatatgttagaGTTGATGCATACTTTTTGAGGATTGTGGATATGTTAAGGAGCTACTCTAGAGTTTTATTGATGGAAGATCCAGTGTGTTGCATGTTTTCAGTCATATATTGAGCCTTTTTGATCCTTTTTCCTTGTTTATCCCACCTATACGCACCcaagccccattacaaccaaaatgCAAGACCTTTTGATTTGTGCATTGGTTCCATATTTTGGTGGAGATAGTGACATAAGGGCAAACTGTGTTTGAAGGCATAAAGTTGTGAATTGTGTGAATATATTCTGTCCATATTTGTCTtttgagagaaattgagtgaacTTGGTGAGGCAGGATTGAATTTGCAcaattttgacttgaatgaagaACATGGCATAATTTTCTGAGCAAGAGCATGGTTAGTGGTTTGTGGATGATTGTATCTTGATCAAGATTTTGAGTATAATCTATCATATTGTTGCCAAAGCTTTGTTTTTGCTGTTTTGAGTCTTCTTTTGATCCTTCCCTGTcgttttgttctttttggtgctcgagggcgagctttgtttaagtgtggggggatttgattgggcgtatttatacgcatttatttgggggattttAGAATGTTTTCAATGCttaattcgtgttaaatatAATCTTTTGGATATGGATTATGGTCTTATGtgaattttgatggtatttaataggttttgaagaaaagacatgattttgagaagaattttgaAGCTTGAAGTGGTAGAGAATGAAGGCTGTGCGGACAAGGATTAATGGGCTGGATCTTTGATTATTATAAACTGATCATATTTAAATTGTTTTGGGATTGGGAATAGTTCCAAATTTGGACCTTTGCACCACTTTTCCCTATTAGCTTTTACGTCATTAGACTAGTTGCCTAGTTGCCTAATTAGACTTGTTTTAGTTGCCTTATTAGACTAAGGTTTTGATTATTAGATAGTATATATAATGGTATTCAGCACACTTTAAACACAATACAATATATCACATAGCTTCTGCAACTTTGGAGAGCAGAATTCTGGACGCAAGTTTTGGagcaattcaagttttatttctttcatctttttcttgcaatttatttatttatttcttttgttatttaattatgttttctagctaaattcgtttattccggcaTTGATTAAGgaagcactagcgaaattattctgtgagatctaattgttcttatactttattttatgcttgcatctgcgattcttcatgtttaatgatattaattgttttaatccattagatagttgcaaatatttattgggttagaattaattatatagccaattgaaccggccatccgtaattgtggtttaggtttgattagtggtaaattgacacatcagggtcaaaggaaaagcagtcttaattcaataatcctgcgtcagagtttattggttttgaatcgggtttctctagatattaatgctgtcggctcattaaacttatagagcgtctcttacggttgtcagtcgattagagtagtaattagtgaagcgtcttcctggttaccgaataattaaggagaaataagatcacgtcagaagcgtcttcggtgattataactggtttgtttgcatgatttaaagttatttttgcatccatgatcggaataattgagctagggtggacttaattgattgctggaattcttttattaattgttggaatttttattcatcttttagctattggaaaaattggtttatttgggttttatttatttaattttaagtttagtattttctatattttcttcccAAAATTTCGTGGGTTACTTGCAGGCtttaattagataaattctcgccagtcccttgggagacgatcttgcttactgctatctgcgcagtgtgggcataccggctgactgccggatatttttggtgtaaaacgacgcaccaattGTTCATGGTGTTCATGGTAACAAAAGACATATACATTGACCAACAAAAATAGATTTACATCTCAAACACATCAAAATGATTGTTCATTGTGTTTGTAGCTGTAAACCCTGACCTACATATGTTCTGTTCTACTCATTAATCCCTACCTGCTGCATCCCTTCTATGACATCTCCAAGGTTCTGAATTTCACATTCCAACTGTAGGAAGTCTAGGCTTTCCCTCACCAGCCCTTCTTCAACCTGAATACAATCTGGTAGCATGCCTTGTCTTGTGAGTCTGTCTTTGTTCATGTGGGGAATCTTGTAGTTATTCCCACCCTTTGCCTTGATTATTTCGTGGTAACAGCCTTGCAAAGTCAGAAATACATTGTTTAGCTTCTCAGGTGGATATTCATCATAGGCATCTTTCACATTCTTAAGCAACTCCTCCACATCCCTTGCTGGTTTCCGATCTTTCAATGTCTGTATAGCCCTGAAAAAACCAAGATCATTCACATTCGTATCCGATGAATTAGCAGGCTGGCACACAAGTTGGAATTTAAATCCATCAGTGTTTGCAACCGCTAAAAAGTCCGGATCATCAGGTTTTATGTGGGGTTTGGCATTGTCTTGTTGGATGATAATGTTCTTGTTTGCTGTCTGTGGCCACTTAGCTTTAAAGTAGGGGACCATCTGCCAAAGGGCAAAAGCTAAGTGATGATGACTGTGTTACAGCATCTGATAGCATaatctaataaaaaaaacaatcatAAAGGTTACCTCTTGAATGAGGGAAGCTTTTATGACTTCCTTAGTAATGGCTGCAATAGGCTTGACTTCCATGGTTCCTTTCAATCTgttctttgaatttctcttaGCTGGTTCTGTTGTTGTGAAGGGATAGATGCCCAACTTTCCATCAAATAAAACTGTGCCATCTATGTCAATAATAGGACGTGCTACAGCACACATGAACATAATCTTGTCAATGAACCTCTTTGATTTGCATGTTCTGTACGGTTCCTCTTCATCCGGCATGAGGTAATACCTATCTTTGGTTTTAGTAAGGTAAAACCATTTTTCATCAATATGAATGGTGTTGTACATGGTTTGGAAGTTTATAAAACCTCCATCACTTACTGAACTTAACTGATTTAAGCTCCATCTAAGTCTTGACAGCCTATTAAGTGGGGTAAGAAATGGTTTGATAGCACTTGTGTgtggtttcaattttttttgctttACCCACTTGTGAATCATAGACTTAGACACTCCTAGGTTTGTAGACATGACTCTCATTGGTGATCTTTGAAGCACAGACAGATTCTTCACTTTTTCAACATCAATACTCAGCTTATTCTTGTATGTGCTTCCTTTTCTTATGGATTTTACCTGGACAGGTACACCACAAGCTCGCTGATGTGAAACTTGGCTCCAAATTCTCCACACTGTCTTCAAATCCACTTTGAAGAGAAGGGCTGCCTCCTTTTTTGCACCATAGTGAAGCTTACCTCCAATGCTATGCTCAAGAAGCCATTGGgctaatttatttctttcattgtcttcaatttttttcctttcaatgGCCATTTTGTAGGTTTAGTTGGAGTAGTTGGTGAGAATTTAATTCTCTGCAGAGAGCATGTATTTATAGGTGTGTTAGTGGTTCTTTAAAGTTTGCTTTTCCCTCCtaatttttggagggataaatGTACTGTACAATCtctttttttatcaataaaagtGTGATTTTGCCTCCAAATTGATGTCACTTGGCTGCTGCCGCCTCTCTCTGTAGCAGATTGCTTTAGTTTATGAATTGTGAAGAATTGTTTCTTAATtttataatcataattaaagaataaaataatgcACATTAGAatttatataaagaaaaaaaacaataatcCTTAATGCatataaagaataaattttaaaagaaaaagcaaTCTCCTAAtcaaattagtaaaagtaatctaaTCTCTTAACCACTACCCttttatttcatccacatcacctttttcagctttcttagtctctgtGCCAGGACCCAAGTAGGGCATtaatttgtggacggagggagtagtaaatataaaaaaagaagaagaataaaagggtacaaaaagcataatagggcattaaattgtggataaatttttaaaggcaagtagggcattaaattatggacagagggagtatcatATATTACACCATCAAAATGGCGGACTAATGTTGGGCTAGGAGTTATTTTTAACTTCTTTTATATATGGCCTATGAACTCTTGCGGAGGAGTTTAAAGTAGAGAGGACTTTGAATTATGCAATACACCAATTTTGGCGGCTGGTAATTAGATTAAGAGGTGGGAGAAGACACGAGATTGGCGGCTGAAGCTTTTGGAGATTAGCGATTTATTTAGCTTTGACTTTGGAGATCAATTAGCTTAGTACGTGTAGTAGAGATTAGAGGCGACAATTTTGTTTCAAGACAGAGCACTTGCATTGGAACTTTGGTGATAATTTTCTGTCTCAattttaattcatttgtttATTTAGTATGTTTTCTTGGTTTGTTTTTATTGTCTTTTGTTTTGATAGTATGAGTAGCTATTTTCTTGATTCGGTGAGAATAATGAAGCATTAGTCCAAAATCTGTGAGACTTAATTATGTGTTTAATTGGATTTTAATTTGTTCCCTGAGCAGAGTGCTTTAATCTGGTCTTCTTGAGCCCGATCACCTTAGGTTAATTCAGATTAGTGTCAATTAGTGACGATACTATCATAACGATAGTAGGGAATAAATTGGTAGACGAATTATTACTTGCGTTTCTTGGGTAATTtgtctaaattgggttccttcatcttaatgctattgaaacattaaatctaggtctgacgTCTACAGCTAGGTTGtgttttaataagggaaatagttAGGTCTGACGTCTACAACTGACTATCGATAAAGTAAGTGGAATTGGAGTATGTCCGCTGcattcacggtatcctataactagttgGTTCATGAGAATTAGTTTATCTTTGCGTCTATGATCAGAGTGGTGACTATTATGGATTTATTCGAAATCGAGTCCGTTTTATTCTTGATTTATCATGTTTGCTATTGTagtttatttattgtttttcttaGTTTATAATTAATCTCtccaatttaaggcgtggtggctacatcAAACTTAatttttaagaaattgagtgcAATTATTCGTTCTCTGTGGTTTGACCCTACTTATTGCTATACTAACTTAATTCTTGGTAAGATTGCAGGAAtgatttggtggtatacgacgatcaccaaattggcgccgttgccggagaacggtgttaattattttttttcctatcattttttttatgttttctgttgtttatgagcagatcttctAAACCAATTATTCTCTACGACTTTGAAATCGAGAAGACTGCGAAAAGGTTGATAAAAGAGGTCAAGGAGAGAATGCAGCAGAATCTGTCAGAATCCGAAACTGCTCCGTTTGCCCAATCAGACAGATTTTTCAAAACTGAAACCAGTGCCTCGACTGCTGAAGAggatctgtttgcccaaacggaacCTGTCTCTAAAGAAGAAATAGACACCGAAGAAAAAGTTGAGTCTAATCTCGTCGCGAGCACTGAAGGCGACATGACTGCCAATGATCCCAGATTGTGTGACCTTTCTTGTCATGAGGATGATAATCCTCCTACGCCGATAAGGATGCCGGAGACGAACACACCGATTGAGAGAAAGCTGGGATTGCTCAATATTGTTCCCAAGTTTTATGGCAAAAAGGAGAAGATCCATACAATTTTCTGAGTAAGTTTGTTAAGATATGCAAGGTGTAGAAACAACCAGCAGGGGTCTCTGAGGAACAATTTAAGCTAGTTGCGTTTCCTTTCACTCAGACGGCAGAGGCGAATTCTTGGTTCACAAGTCTTCCACCAAACTCCATATCCACATGGGCTAAAATGAAGAAGTTGTTTCTGGAACACTTCTTTCCTCCAATTAAGACGAATGCCTTGAAGAAGGAGATTAGTGGAGCCAAACAAAAATATGATGAGTCGTTGAGTACTTATTTGTTAAGATTCAGGAAATTGGTGGATAGTTGCCCGAATCACAATTTTTCTGAATCTTGACCAATAAGTATTCAACGACTCATCATATACTTGTTTGGCTCCACTAATCTCATTCTTCAGGGCATTCGTCTTAGTCGGAGGAAAGAAGTGTTCCAGAAACAACTTCAGCCCATGTGGATATGAAGTTTGGTGGAAGACTTGTGAACTAGGAATTCGCCTCTGCCGTCTGAGTGAAAGGAAACACAACTAGCTTAAATTGTTCCTCGGAGACCCTTTATGGTCGTTTCTGCACCTTACATATCTTAATAAACTCACTCGAAATTTGTATGGATCCTCTCCTTTTTTGCCATTAAATATTGAGCAATCCCAACTTTATCTCAATCGGTGTGTTCGTCTCCGGCATCTTTATCAGCATAGGATGATCATCATCCTCATGGTAAGAAAGATAACACAATCTGGGATCATTGGCAGTCATGTCGCCTTCTGTGCTCGCGACGGGATTAGACTCAATTTCTTCTTCGGTGTCTATTTCTGCTTCAGATACAGgttccgtttgggcaaacagatccTTTTCAGCAGCGAGTAAGGGTGAACATAAACCATACCAgaccgaaaaaaccgatcgAACCGAtcatttttggttcggtttttatatttttgggtCGGTTTTCAGTTCGGTTTTTGAATGTGTAAACCGATCAAATGTCGGTTCGGTTTCAGTTCTCGTTCTATGGTTCGATCGGGAATCGAACCAaaccgatatatatatatatacatatatatatattattaaatatattataaagtCTAAATACATGGTTAAAATTTGATAACCTTAACTATTCTAAACTACCCGCCGCCCAACCTTCCCCTTCCTCTAGAGAACTTCAGTAACCCTACCTCAGCCTCCTTCGGTCCTCCCTCCCCCCTACAACTCCGGCGCAGCGCCGGGCGGGCGCCACCACTCTTCCTCTACCGGCGACTAGCAACAGGCCTGTGCAGGAGCTTGCGTCGATGTTGTGACGCTGACGCTGACGCAGCAGCTGTAGctaggggtgtaaatgagccgagtcgagtcgagtattgacatactcgagctcgagctcggtctATATGTATCAAGCTCGACTCGCTCGAGTTTGAGatttttgagctcgagctcgactcgattgcATATTcgatgagctcgagctcgactcggttcGACTCGATTATTGAATCTTAATCGAACTCAAGCTCGTTTAGGCTcggtgagctcgagctcgtttaagctcgtCTCATACATGCTTCAACAAATTGTATATATTATGAGCTATATTAGTAATTAAGCTATAATATAGGGATAAAATCGTAATTTATTtgaaagctcgattaggctcgcgagcctaacgagtcgagtatggtgaaactcgaactcgggctcgATACCTAgtcgagtagctcgagctcgagctcgactcgacttatACCGAGCCGATTTCGAGTAATTTTCGAGTCGATCCcgagtagctcgcgagctagctcgactcacttacacccctaGCTGTAGCAGACCGGCGCCACCTCCCAGGCTTCTCCTCCGCTGCTAGCAGACCGACGACGCCGCCCTTCTCCCCCGCATCGGCGCGACGCCGTCGCAGGCAGAAGCATCCACCCAGACCACCCCCTTTGACAATTTGCTGACTTCCAAACTCTTTCCCTCCTCCACAACCCGCTGCTGCCCAAATCCCCCTCAGCTGCCGCCAGAAAAAGCATCTTCCACCGGGGTTGAAACATCATTCATCATAATGTAATTTCAATTGTGCAAAAAATTGTGTGGTAATTTTAGTTATGCAAATTGCCtaattttagagagagaaacaaattgggtaaacaaataaataatgatTTGCAGTCAAATATGAGAACACATTTCTGAAATGTTTGTGGGAGTTTTGAAAGTTATGCAATTTGTTTCTCACATGTTTATTATTCATATGCTTTGCAAACGGTGATCTTCACATGTGTGTGTAAGGTGTTTGTGTTATTGTTTATATTTGGGCAAGAATTTGGACAAGAGAAACTGTGTGTGCGCCTatggtcggttcggttcgaaaACTgaccgaaaccgatcggtttttaTCAGTTCGGTTTTGGTCGGTTTTCGGACTAAATCGGTTCGGCTCGATTTATACTATGCAatggtcggttcggtttcggttatagtaaaagtggttggttcggttcgattttgaaCCGATGCTCAACCCTAGCAGCAAGGCACTGGATTCAGTTTTGAAAAATCTATCTGATTGGGAAAACGGAGCAGTTTCAAATTCTGACAGATTCTGTTGCTTTCTCTCCTTCGCCCCCTTCCTCACACTTGATTGATTGTGTATTCTTCATTGCCAAATGAGCCTCTTATCTTCTAAGTCGGGATTtaaaataagacatatatactgatgaacaaggtagtatatactgatgaataacggaatttaaaatatttcgctcttttcaggattcgaaccctgagaaaaaaattcgctctctagatacaatatcagtaataggattgataaaataaacgcaaaagatcgtgtatatatatatatatatatatgggagcgctccaatgagaccctctaGTTGTAGTGAGACCtgagacacgatctcgtgcgtttattttgatcaatcctatggctgatattgtatctagagggataatttttttttcggagggttcgaatcctggagggagcgaaatattttaaatttcgttattcatcagtatatactgccttgttcatcggtatatacttccttgttcatcagtttatatgtcttattcattaccaattttttaaatttcgttattcatcagtatatactgccttgtgacccttgttcatcagtatatatgtcttattcattgtcttCATATCaaccataaaatatttaagagATAGAAAAATAACTATACGATAAATTATGGTGATATGATTATGTTATAATCAATTTAATGGGATTATAATTGATACACAATAACAGtggtttgattaattttaaatgttCAAAATTTCTCTTACACTTGTTGATTAAATGTtcttgaaagaaaaaataaatatgttaaaagTTCATGTATAATCACAAATCTtatcaatattaataatttaatagttttatttaagtttattgaatattatatatatatttaatgaacATTTGTGATAAGTTTATATACCCATATAGTTAACACCTATATAATTCATTTACGGGGTAAAAAATTTAACCAATACTTTAACCAGACAATTGAAAAAATCACAATACATGGGGAGATCATATTATAATCAGATTAGGATTATGTTTATCAAGTTTTAACTTTTGtataaatatcattttattGTAATTGTAGAATGCACAATATCTTCATTAGAGGTACTCTAGTGGATGAATACACGGGCTTTACAATGCCCTCAAACGTAGTATGGTAGGGGTAACTAACTTAACTAGAAAGCGAAATTCTGATTGTTTCGTTTGgcctttcaaattttaaatcaaaCACGTTCGAGATTTTCTATTAAAAACTCACATAAGCAcaattatttacataaatcgTATTTATTTTGACCATAGATTAATAGATTTACTTGCCCACACCCAATACACTCGAAGTTGCAATCCAAATTAGTTGTAATGTCACACAATCGCATAATTGTACATCTGATCTAACACCTCAATAAATATTGAATATGAGTAATTAAATTTCATATTATTGCACTAAAGGACAATGTTTCCAACTTAACAAGAAATCGACAAGCGAGATTCTCATATTAACATCTAAGTATAACTATTTTCTTTCTTCATATCTGTCATTtgtcaaaatttattttagacATAATGATTCACAATTATGTATTTACAAATTGGGTTGCCATATTCGAATATGGTCCATCAAAATAATAGGTTTCAAATCCTTGCATGATTGAGCACAGAATTAGTAGGAAATAAAATGTTTGTGCAAGCTATCTCCAATTTCTACAATTAGGGGCACAAGACTTTTTCGAGGTTAGAGATTGGACTGTAAAGTTAgtaaaaatcaaattgaattaaaaatatttaaacattAGCAAGAATGGGCAGACAAAAGAGTTTCCTTGTATTAAGCGAAATCTTACGAGATTTGGAACTATATGATCGGtgaatatatatttgaaatcatTTTCGGTGACTATGAGAAAATATAGTACAAGTTAGAGAAGAAGATTTGGGGTAAAAAAGGCCAAATTCACGAAATCTTCTGTGCATTCAAAAAATTAAGCGTTATAAATCTTGTATATTTTCCACATCCATCTTATATCTCATTATTCAAATTCATGATATATGCTTTGTTCGATATCAAATTCACGTGTCCTAATTTGTAATAGTAAGATTTCTGATAGAACAAGAaattaattagattttattattctttttttcacTTTCTTTGTAAGTATAATCAGTAATGATGTTTGAATTTTGTAACATAATTGAGGGTActaaatataattgaaaattttaatgtCATATATCATATTGGATTGCCCTATACTCTGGAAAGTGACAAATAATAGCCAAAATTTTATACTGGATCAATGCagcata
It contains:
- the LOC130993913 gene encoding uncharacterized protein LOC130993913, yielding MAIERKKIEDNERNKLAQWLLEHSIGGKLHYGAKKEAALLFKVDLKTVWRIWSQVSHQRACGVPVQVKSIRKGSTYKNKLSIDVEKVKNLSVLQRSPMRVMSTNLGVSKSMIHKWVKQKKLKPHTSAIKPFLTPLNRLSRLRWSLNQLSSVSDGGFINFQTMYNTIHIDEKWFYLTKTKDRYYLMPDEEEPYRTCKSKRFIDKIMFMCAVARPIIDIDGTVLFDGKLGIYPFTTTEPAKRNSKNRLKGTMEVKPIAAITKEVIKASLIQEMVPYFKAKWPQTANKNIIIQQDNAKPHIKPDDPDFLAVANTDGFKFQLVCQPANSSDTNVNDLGFFRAIQTLKDRKPARDVEELLKNVKDAYDEYPPEKLNNVFLTLQGCYHEIIKAKGGNNYKIPHMNKDRLTRQGMLPDCIQVEEGLVRESLDFLQLECEIQNLGDVIEGMQQVGINE